A window of the Candidatus Poribacteria bacterium genome harbors these coding sequences:
- a CDS encoding LamG domain-containing protein — protein MRLVMYVLAVALLMVGSALSTDAAKVEDKGLILYFSFDEAKGGNLEDETGGGNDGEIVDGAKIVKDEVVHGNGAMLFAKPGDSVTVDSFKELEDYTDNSYLFWLNFTDPNSGGWDQIIAKKAPGSDRSPGIWTCNRVPLHIHYRFNPGNAGSHCVGPDGEGDTFDENKWYHIAGIKEGTDFLFYIDGKEVDKQTVPKDHAQGAEKLYIGRTGYNAAKFYIDDLYVYDRALDEKEITNVMDGGLLPVEPEDKVATTWGQLKRNRD, from the coding sequence ATGCGTTTAGTTATGTATGTACTCGCTGTTGCACTACTGATGGTAGGCAGCGCGCTCTCTACAGATGCCGCAAAGGTTGAAGATAAGGGTTTAATCCTTTACTTCAGTTTCGATGAAGCAAAAGGTGGAAATCTTGAAGATGAAACCGGTGGTGGAAACGATGGTGAAATCGTTGATGGCGCGAAGATTGTCAAGGATGAAGTCGTCCACGGCAACGGCGCAATGTTATTCGCAAAGCCCGGAGACAGCGTGACAGTCGATTCCTTCAAAGAATTGGAAGATTATACAGACAACTCCTATCTCTTCTGGCTCAACTTTACCGATCCGAACTCCGGGGGCTGGGATCAAATCATCGCGAAAAAAGCTCCTGGCTCTGACCGTTCACCGGGTATCTGGACCTGTAACCGTGTGCCTTTGCACATCCACTACCGATTCAATCCTGGAAACGCTGGAAGCCATTGTGTTGGTCCTGATGGAGAAGGTGATACATTTGATGAAAACAAATGGTATCACATTGCTGGGATAAAAGAAGGGACCGACTTCCTGTTTTACATCGATGGCAAAGAGGTTGATAAACAGACTGTTCCGAAGGATCACGCCCAAGGGGCAGAGAAACTTTACATCGGTAGAACGGGTTATAACGCCGCGAAGTTCTACATCGATGACCTCTATGTCTACGACAGAGCTCTCGACGAAAAAGAGATCACGAATGTTATGGACGGTGGGCTGCTTCCTGTTGAACCTGAAGACAAGGTCGCCACGACGTGGGGACAACTGAAAAGAAATCGTGACTAA
- a CDS encoding LamG domain-containing protein: MRLMLYLLAIVFLIVGSALTTHAVIQDDGLILYFSFDEADGSTVKDETGSGNDGMIDGADIVSDEVVYGGGSLLCDEANDSVTVESFQQLEDYTDNSYLFWLNFTVPNSGSWDQIIAKKAPGSDRSPGIWTCNRVPLHIHYRFNPGNAGSHCVGPEGEGDAFDTGDWHHIAGVKEGTGFKFYIDGEVVDEQTVPESHAQGEEKLYIGKTGYNSAKFYLDDLYIYDRALSADEVAIVMDGGLLTPVEPQNKLAATWGQLKTRRD; encoded by the coding sequence ATGCGTTTAATGTTGTATTTACTTGCCATTGTCTTTCTAATAGTAGGCAGCGCGCTCACCACACACGCCGTAATCCAAGACGACGGCTTAATTCTTTACTTCAGTTTCGACGAAGCAGATGGCAGTACAGTTAAAGATGAAACAGGCAGCGGAAATGATGGTATGATCGATGGCGCGGACATTGTTTCCGATGAAGTTGTCTACGGCGGAGGATCGTTGTTATGCGACGAAGCTAATGACAGTGTGACGGTCGAATCATTTCAACAATTAGAAGATTATACAGACAATTCCTATCTCTTCTGGCTCAATTTCACTGTCCCGAACTCTGGCAGCTGGGATCAAATCATCGCGAAAAAAGCACCGGGTTCTGACCGTTCACCGGGTATCTGGACCTGTAACCGTGTGCCGTTGCACATTCACTACCGGTTCAATCCGGGCAACGCCGGAAGCCACTGTGTCGGTCCTGAAGGCGAAGGTGATGCATTTGATACCGGCGACTGGCACCATATTGCTGGTGTAAAAGAAGGTACCGGATTCAAGTTTTACATTGATGGTGAAGTGGTTGACGAACAGACAGTTCCGGAAAGTCATGCCCAAGGGGAAGAGAAACTCTATATCGGTAAAACGGGGTATAATTCTGCGAAGTTCTACCTTGATGACCTCTATATCTACGACAGAGCCCTCAGTGCTGATGAGGTAGCAATTGTCATGGACGGCGGTCTTCTCACCCCTGTGGAACCGCAAAACAAACTCGCTGCGACGTGGGGACAACTCAAAACACGTCGTGATTAA
- a CDS encoding NAD(P)H-dependent oxidoreductase: protein MKSTDNRSIYVVAICGSLRQGSSTHAALQIALSAAKEAGAEVELLELGEYDLVFQGSVASESDYPPGVLKLREKVKRAHGILLGSPEYHGSFSGVLKSALDLMGFDEFENKVIGLIGVSGGRMGAANALSMLRTVGTALHAWVVPNDVSIPNSSEAFDADGNLHDAELTARVKAVAEQVTEFAALRNSA, encoded by the coding sequence ATGAAGAGTACCGATAATCGATCCATCTACGTCGTTGCCATCTGTGGGAGTCTGCGACAGGGTAGCTCAACGCATGCTGCACTCCAAATCGCGCTCTCTGCTGCGAAAGAGGCTGGTGCTGAAGTCGAGTTGCTTGAGCTCGGTGAATACGACCTCGTTTTCCAAGGTTCTGTCGCGAGTGAAAGTGACTATCCGCCTGGTGTGCTCAAGTTGCGGGAAAAAGTGAAACGTGCACACGGCATACTTCTCGGATCGCCTGAATACCACGGTAGTTTCAGTGGTGTCCTTAAAAGTGCACTCGATTTGATGGGATTTGATGAGTTTGAGAATAAGGTGATCGGGCTTATCGGTGTATCCGGGGGACGAATGGGCGCGGCGAACGCGCTGTCTATGTTACGGACGGTAGGCACTGCCCTTCACGCATGGGTTGTCCCGAATGACGTATCAATCCCAAACTCATCTGAGGCGTTTGATGCGGATGGTAATTTACACGATGCTGAATTGACGGCGCGCGTCAAAGCTGTAGCCGAACAGGTTACCGAATTCGCTGCACTTCGGAATTCAGCATAA
- a CDS encoding ribonuclease HIII: MNTIHNWDAWLGTDEAGKGDYFGPLVVAAVYVDADCRETLRDLGIADGKTLSNRRIRDLAESMHHRYEKRIVVVKRMPNAYNPLYNDFHKRGQNLNHLLASLHAEAIHTLATRVGAKHALVDRFSKDDLITQQLRQRMKGKPRLQQGPSVPFQGGISRGIHLGIEIIQVPKAERDIAVAAASIIARDAFLKAMETLSEKYEICLPRGSYQVVEAGKEFVAIHGSSALGNVAKLHFSLTDVVRAS, from the coding sequence ATGAACACAATACACAATTGGGATGCCTGGCTTGGAACGGATGAAGCGGGAAAGGGTGATTATTTCGGTCCGCTCGTCGTCGCAGCAGTTTACGTGGATGCAGATTGTCGAGAAACCCTCCGTGATTTGGGAATTGCCGATGGGAAAACGCTATCAAATCGTCGTATTCGGGACCTCGCTGAATCGATGCACCATCGCTATGAAAAGCGTATCGTTGTCGTGAAAAGGATGCCCAACGCGTATAATCCCCTTTATAACGATTTTCATAAGCGAGGACAAAACTTAAATCACCTTCTGGCATCGCTCCATGCAGAAGCCATTCATACTTTAGCGACTCGGGTAGGCGCGAAACACGCGCTTGTTGACAGGTTTTCTAAGGACGACCTCATCACACAACAGCTACGCCAACGCATGAAGGGAAAACCACGTTTGCAACAAGGTCCGTCTGTTCCATTTCAAGGTGGAATTTCGCGTGGTATCCATTTAGGGATTGAGATAATACAGGTCCCAAAAGCAGAACGGGATATTGCCGTTGCTGCCGCCTCTATCATCGCTCGAGATGCTTTCCTGAAGGCTATGGAAACCTTGTCTGAAAAATATGAGATTTGTTTGCCGAGAGGCTCGTATCAAGTCGTAGAAGCAGGCAAAGAATTTGTCGCGATACATGGGAGTAGTGCATTGGGGAACGTTGCAAAACTTCACTTTAGTTTAACAGATGTTGTTCGGGCTTCCTAA
- the thiI gene encoding tRNA 4-thiouridine(8) synthase ThiI, with protein sequence MEALFSIHYAEVGLKGKNRVFFEKRLVNNIKLSLRGTGYAEVERLHDRILVHLGQSVDLTEVKRRLQRVMGIAYFELACRTERDITAIKEAALRQIQNASYESLKVETRRTDKTFPLTSPQVSAEVGGYLVTETGTRADMHNPDLVCWVKITHNAAYISTEKIPGIGGLPVGVSGKVLVMLSGGIDSPVAAWQMIKRGAKAVFIHFYSYPYTDKASLEKVIELIEILAVSNYRSTVYLVPFAELQQAIVAATPAPFRVVLYRRMMTRIAQHIATTVNAEALVTGESLAQVASQTLTNLRTIEAIAEIPILRPLIGEDKAEIIEKAQRIGTFDVSTRPHQDCCSLFVPKHPATRASLIELADAESGLDIDALVEDALNNLEKQVVG encoded by the coding sequence ATGGAAGCATTATTTAGCATTCATTACGCCGAAGTTGGACTCAAAGGCAAAAATAGGGTATTTTTTGAGAAACGACTTGTGAATAATATCAAACTGTCCCTGCGCGGCACAGGATATGCAGAGGTAGAACGCCTTCACGATAGAATCCTTGTGCATCTTGGACAAAGTGTTGACCTCACAGAAGTTAAGAGACGTTTGCAGCGGGTTATGGGTATCGCTTATTTTGAACTCGCTTGTCGGACCGAAAGAGACATCACTGCTATTAAAGAGGCTGCCCTACGGCAGATCCAAAATGCCTCTTACGAATCCCTTAAAGTCGAGACACGACGAACAGATAAAACCTTTCCGTTAACCTCTCCACAGGTGAGTGCAGAGGTTGGTGGTTATCTCGTCACGGAAACGGGTACGAGAGCCGATATGCATAATCCCGATTTAGTTTGCTGGGTGAAAATAACACATAATGCGGCGTATATCTCCACCGAGAAAATTCCAGGGATTGGCGGGTTGCCTGTCGGTGTGAGTGGTAAAGTGCTCGTTATGTTGTCTGGCGGGATTGATTCCCCTGTTGCAGCATGGCAGATGATAAAACGTGGTGCGAAAGCCGTTTTCATCCACTTTTACAGTTATCCGTATACCGATAAAGCCTCTTTGGAGAAGGTAATTGAACTCATTGAGATTTTAGCGGTATCAAACTATCGCAGCACCGTTTATCTCGTTCCATTTGCTGAACTCCAGCAGGCTATCGTCGCTGCGACACCGGCACCCTTCCGAGTGGTGCTGTATCGGCGAATGATGACCCGAATTGCCCAGCACATTGCGACCACAGTGAATGCAGAGGCACTCGTTACTGGCGAAAGCCTCGCACAAGTCGCTTCACAAACCTTAACAAACCTCAGAACGATTGAAGCGATTGCCGAGATCCCAATTTTGCGACCACTCATTGGCGAGGACAAGGCTGAAATAATCGAAAAGGCACAGCGGATCGGCACTTTTGACGTATCCACACGCCCACATCAGGATTGTTGCTCCCTCTTTGTCCCGAAGCATCCTGCAACCCGTGCGTCGCTCATCGAATTAGCAGACGCAGAATCGGGTTTAGATATAGACGCGTTGGTTGAAGATGCGTTAAATAATCTTGAAAAACAGGTCGTCGGTTGA